The Thermosynechococcus sp. HN-54 DNA segment TTATTGGCCTCAAGCTGCCCGAAACCGATCCCCTTGGTAATAGCCAACTCTTTTGGCTGACGCCCCCCAAGTTTTTGCTGAACAGCAGTGGCCTTGCTTGACTGCGACCCTTTATTCCCCTGAGCTACCTCTCTAACCCAAATCGTCCCAAAGCGACAAAATAGAAATACAGACTGCCATAGGACGGGAGCATGGATTCTGGGTCGGAAATTACTGCGCACTTACCGCCAGAGGTGCTGAATTGGCTGTATGCCTATCAGCGGGAGCATCAATTTGCCAGCCTTGAGGGCGCCATCGTTGATATTGTTTGCAAGTTTTATGCGCAAGGGAATCATTTACCGGAACGGGTGGCAGATCTAGAGCGACGGGTGAATGCCCTTAGCCGTGAGGTCATCCATCTGCGACAGCAATTGCCAGAAAACTACGATCGCCTGCGGGAACAGTTGGCAGCCGTGCGCTTGAGTCATTCAGGCATTCTTCACAATTTGCGCGATCGCGTGGAGGCTCTAGAAGCAGAAGTCTTTGCCCATCGCCCTAACGCTGTTGACGCAGAGGCTGATAGTTGAGGAGTTCCTCCAAGGTTGCCAGCAGATCCACGGTCACAAACGTGATTTGATCCTCGGTATTGAGACCAAATTGCCACGCCACGTTCACACTAAAGAGCGGCAGTTTGGCTTTGCCCACCAAGCGATAGCAGCGTTCATTGTCCTCTGTGCTCAGACATTCTCCTTTACGGGGTTCGACGCGCAGGCCCACGGCCTCAACGCTCAAATAGCGAGCGATCGCCCCCCGACCCACCACCGCCTCCTCAAAGGGCGGATAGAGCACTCCCTGCTCAGCAAACAGGGCTGCCACAGCCTCGTAGCGTTCGTCGTTGAGGGCAGCAAAATAGGCGGTTATGGTTGGCTCGTCAATGCCGAGAATGGGATTCTCTTGAACGAGAGGGGTCATGGTTTCATTTCCTCAGTGGTTTGTATCAAGACAAAAAAAGGGAGCGCATTGCCCCCTTGCGTAACCCATGGCATCTCAATTAGACAGCAAGCGGATCCACACCCATGGCGACAACCGCATTCCGCAGGACGGTAATTTGTTGACCAAAGTCAAGGGCTTTGATAGCTGCAAACACGCGATCAGCATCGCGGCTGAGGGTGTAACCGGGGGGAACGGGTACCACAAACCCTTGTTTCATCAATTCTGCCAGTTGGTACCAGAAGGCGAGCTTGGTGTTGGGGCTAAACACACCGTAGGCACGGGTGAGAGGGGTGTCCACATTGGCCACCAAGTCGCGCATGAATTGCAGTTGCTCATCAAAACTGAGGGCTTTGACCTGATTGAGCAGCCCTTCCGCCAGTTGTAGGCGAGCCGTACCGGGGGCGGCGGCTGTAATCGAACGACCCGTTTCAGTGTAGATGAACCACAGGAGTCCCAGTTTGTCATCCACACTCAGGCAGTTGAAGAGAGCAGTTACGTCTTGAACCGCTGTGGCCAGTGTCGAGGGATTGAAACGAGTATCGGTGGTGTAGGTCATATAGCTTCAGAGATGTTAAATGTCTAGCGTGTTGCTATGCTTATCTCTGCCTCCTAGTCAACAGTATGTTACATATCTTCATAAAAAGCAACACAATTTTATAAATATCGGTAATAAATCTATCTTATGACTCATTTGAATAGAATGAAATAAATCTATTATAGCCACCCAGAGCGAGACGGGTCTGATTTGAGTCATCTGTCCCCCGCCTGTTGCCACTTCTTCAGAAAAAAGCGGTTTGGCACACCCATCGAGAGTTGTTACAAATGTTAAGATTGCATCTGTTTTGGCAAGAACACGCCTGTGGCTCGACCAACCCTCTACGTGGCAATCACAAACCATGGCTTTGGCCATGTGGCGCGGACAACGGCACTCGTGAATGCCATTCGTCGCCAAGTGCCCGATCTCTTGCCGCTGATCGTGACGACGGCACCCTACTGGTTGTTGCAGGCAAACCTTGAAGGGGAGTTCATTCACCGTCCCCGTGCACTTGATCTGGGAGTGGTGCAGGCTGACAGTCTGCAAATGGATCTCGCCGCCACCCGTGCCAAGCTCTTGGAACTTCAGGCCGCAGCCCCTGAGTTGATCCGCGCCGAGGCGGACTTTATTCAACAAAATCGGGCGCAGTTAGTGTTGGCGGATATTCCCCCTTTAGCTGTGGCGATCGCCCACGCGGCCAGGGTGCCCTGCTGGATGGCTAGTAACTTTGGTTGGGACTTTATCTATCGCTCCTTTGGGGAGCCGTTTCTGGAGATTGCCGATTGGGTGAGTGATCTGTATAGCGGGTGCGATCGCTTGTTTCAATTGCCCTTTGCTGAACCGTTGCGCGCCTTTCCCCACAAGGAAGCGGTGGGCCTGACTGGTGCTGAACCGCGTTTTGAACCAGACGTGCTGCGTCAACGCCTCGGCCTGACTGTTCCCCGCGATCGCACAGTTCTTTTGACCTTTGGCGGCCTGAGTTTGCAAGCGATTCCCTACGAGACCCTTAAGGCGTTTCCCGATTGGCAGTTCCTTACGTTTGATAGCAGTGCCCCTGAGGACTTACCGAACCTACTGAAGCTCTGTGGCCGGCAATTGCGCCCTGTGGATGTGATGCCCCTGTGTGGCCGAATCATCTCCAAGCCCGGTTATGGCACCTATGCAGAAGCCTGTCGCTTGGGGGTACCGGTGGCAACCATTCGCCGCGATGATTTTGCCGAAG contains these protein-coding regions:
- a CDS encoding nuclear transport factor 2 family protein translates to MTPLVQENPILGIDEPTITAYFAALNDERYEAVAALFAEQGVLYPPFEEAVVGRGAIARYLSVEAVGLRVEPRKGECLSTEDNERCYRLVGKAKLPLFSVNVAWQFGLNTEDQITFVTVDLLATLEELLNYQPLRQQR
- a CDS encoding orange carotenoid protein N-terminal domain-containing protein, with the translated sequence MTYTTDTRFNPSTLATAVQDVTALFNCLSVDDKLGLLWFIYTETGRSITAAAPGTARLQLAEGLLNQVKALSFDEQLQFMRDLVANVDTPLTRAYGVFSPNTKLAFWYQLAELMKQGFVVPVPPGYTLSRDADRVFAAIKALDFGQQITVLRNAVVAMGVDPLAV
- a CDS encoding glycosyl transferase, with translation MARPTLYVAITNHGFGHVARTTALVNAIRRQVPDLLPLIVTTAPYWLLQANLEGEFIHRPRALDLGVVQADSLQMDLAATRAKLLELQAAAPELIRAEADFIQQNRAQLVLADIPPLAVAIAHAARVPCWMASNFGWDFIYRSFGEPFLEIADWVSDLYSGCDRLFQLPFAEPLRAFPHKEAVGLTGAEPRFEPDVLRQRLGLTVPRDRTVLLTFGGLSLQAIPYETLKAFPDWQFLTFDSSAPEDLPNLLKLCGRQLRPVDVMPLCGRIISKPGYGTYAEACRLGVPVATIRRDDFAEGPVLVAGLQAHHYHQILSHEEFFGGHWDFLRAAPQPPLDPTPLDLNGNSTIAAAVAYYLNQHNYYS